A single window of Sulfurimonas sp. hsl 1-7 DNA harbors:
- a CDS encoding TolC family protein, with the protein MKKMKLLLLTVFATISLWGAPQSSEVKISIVMDAQTSQYQKIKDELSTELKVMTQGEFKIDFTKPIIIDWSTSKAQEAIDRLQNEPNVDMIITIGLVSTNTALKEKALKKPTFAPYLLDFKQQQSQSNKQNLNYLAFGTPFDIALKDFLDVVNFKNMTLIVDEKLSSSLPDAMDSLKKSTLNKGINLHVIVSGSKNPLEQIPADTQAVMLTPLPSLSAASKQKLIETLVQNRLPSYSFGDDLSVYDGVMMSSVSTENTSRRIRQLALNIQAVLRGENLQQLPTKFEDKHELLINLNTTNKIGVYPSFELLNKAKVIGDGERIEGKALSLSDVAKLAIKNNLYIIAGELGVKQEDENIKEVRSVLLPQIRGSVSYTQQNSDNVYVKNGFYAEKSSMGAIKVHQVLFSEKALAALEIQKKVKAATVAQQRTLEMDVVEQATTMFLNILIAQTQLKVEKENLKLTKSNLEMAQARVDAGTSDLSDLYHWESRIATSKQRVLQAKAGVEQAQDALNLILHYPITQRIKTVPATLEDPALLISNKELLSLISNENDLKRINDYIVQEGLKNASELQMYNGYIAAQKRKLTSDRRTYFSPDVEFVGEVSRVFDEQRNPASGFSLEDQTNWSASVVLSLPLYEGSARGARSSHSQLKLQQLQLSKEQEENSIEQQIRYDLHTIRSSYPSIELTEQAAKAARKSFELVQNNYAKGTRSMTDLLVAQNETLLADQRSASAIYKFLTDLMNLQRDMGRFDFFMDESERKSFTKEFFSTLENSHNQSHKTSKVKE; encoded by the coding sequence ATGAAGAAGATGAAACTACTTTTATTGACAGTTTTTGCAACTATCAGCCTATGGGGTGCACCACAATCTTCAGAGGTAAAAATCAGTATTGTTATGGACGCTCAAACCTCTCAATATCAAAAGATAAAAGATGAACTCTCAACAGAACTCAAAGTGATGACACAGGGTGAATTTAAAATAGATTTTACGAAGCCTATTATTATTGATTGGTCAACTTCTAAGGCCCAAGAAGCAATAGACAGATTACAAAACGAACCTAATGTAGATATGATCATAACGATTGGCCTTGTATCTACAAACACCGCTTTGAAAGAAAAAGCACTTAAAAAACCAACTTTTGCACCTTATTTACTAGATTTTAAACAGCAGCAATCTCAATCAAATAAGCAGAACCTGAATTACCTTGCTTTTGGTACCCCTTTTGATATTGCTCTTAAAGACTTTTTAGATGTTGTAAACTTTAAAAACATGACACTGATCGTAGATGAAAAACTATCATCATCCCTTCCTGATGCAATGGATAGTTTGAAAAAATCTACTTTAAACAAAGGTATAAATCTTCATGTAATTGTAAGCGGTTCTAAAAATCCACTTGAACAAATACCTGCAGATACTCAGGCTGTTATGCTTACGCCGCTTCCCTCTTTAAGTGCTGCATCAAAACAAAAGCTAATAGAGACTTTAGTACAGAATCGTCTTCCAAGTTACTCTTTTGGAGATGATCTAAGCGTTTATGACGGGGTTATGATGTCATCGGTATCGACTGAGAATACCTCTAGAAGAATTAGACAGTTAGCACTGAATATTCAAGCAGTATTGCGAGGTGAAAATCTTCAGCAACTCCCTACAAAATTTGAAGATAAACACGAACTCCTGATTAATTTAAATACTACAAATAAAATTGGTGTCTATCCCTCTTTTGAACTTCTTAATAAAGCAAAGGTGATAGGGGACGGCGAACGGATAGAAGGAAAGGCTCTTAGTTTAAGCGATGTTGCCAAACTTGCAATAAAAAACAATCTTTACATTATTGCTGGAGAGCTGGGAGTAAAACAGGAAGATGAAAACATCAAAGAGGTTCGATCTGTCTTACTTCCTCAAATTAGAGGTAGTGTCTCCTATACGCAGCAAAATAGTGACAATGTATACGTAAAAAACGGTTTTTATGCTGAGAAAAGTTCAATGGGTGCTATTAAAGTTCATCAGGTTCTTTTTTCAGAAAAAGCTTTGGCTGCTTTAGAGATACAAAAAAAAGTAAAAGCTGCCACTGTAGCACAGCAGCGTACATTGGAGATGGATGTTGTAGAACAAGCTACGACAATGTTTTTAAATATACTTATAGCTCAAACACAATTGAAAGTAGAAAAAGAGAATCTAAAATTAACAAAGTCAAATCTAGAGATGGCACAAGCCCGTGTAGATGCAGGGACATCTGACCTTTCAGATCTTTATCATTGGGAGAGTAGAATAGCTACCTCAAAACAGCGTGTACTTCAGGCGAAAGCTGGTGTAGAACAGGCTCAAGATGCACTTAATTTGATTTTACACTATCCTATAACACAGAGAATAAAGACCGTTCCCGCTACATTGGAGGATCCGGCGTTACTTATCAGTAACAAAGAGCTTCTCTCTTTGATCTCAAATGAAAACGATCTAAAGCGTATAAATGATTATATTGTTCAAGAAGGCTTGAAAAATGCATCGGAATTGCAGATGTACAACGGTTACATAGCTGCTCAAAAGCGTAAACTGACATCGGACCGCAGAACGTACTTCTCACCAGATGTTGAGTTTGTGGGAGAGGTATCGAGAGTTTTTGATGAACAACGTAACCCTGCATCAGGTTTTAGTTTGGAAGATCAAACCAATTGGAGTGCAAGTGTTGTCCTTTCACTCCCTTTATACGAGGGGAGTGCTAGAGGTGCCCGTTCATCACATTCTCAGCTTAAATTGCAGCAATTGCAACTCTCAAAAGAGCAGGAGGAAAACTCAATAGAGCAACAGATCCGTTACGATCTTCATACTATCCGCTCTAGTTATCCCTCTATCGAACTGACTGAACAGGCGGCAAAAGCGGCAAGAAAAAGTTTTGAACTTGTGCAAAACAACTATGCAAAAGGGACTCGTTCTATGACCGATCTGC
- a CDS encoding TetR/AcrR family transcriptional regulator produces MSLKKKVQELKRDLILEEASKLFQNEGYENMKVAELASNVGVSVGSIYTIFGSKENLYNNYILNQIDYYLEILENKIKDVNDPYKKLQILTNIKFQAFTSHKNVLHIGVNHPLFYINTYNFTDEDDVMMHVYRFISENIMESLREKVNTSKTSMEMTLLYDSISTAMVKHWVIVNDDLMQKSDELVESFLLLVKNR; encoded by the coding sequence ATGAGTTTAAAAAAGAAAGTTCAAGAGCTCAAAAGAGACTTAATACTTGAAGAGGCATCAAAACTCTTCCAAAATGAGGGTTATGAAAATATGAAAGTAGCAGAACTGGCCTCAAATGTCGGTGTGTCAGTTGGCTCTATCTACACAATTTTCGGTTCAAAAGAGAACCTTTACAACAACTATATATTGAATCAAATTGATTACTATCTTGAAATACTGGAAAACAAAATTAAAGATGTAAACGACCCGTATAAAAAACTTCAAATATTAACAAACATTAAATTTCAAGCCTTTACCTCCCATAAAAACGTACTACATATAGGTGTGAACCATCCATTGTTTTATATAAATACTTACAACTTTACAGATGAAGATGATGTGATGATGCATGTATATAGATTTATTAGTGAAAATATCATGGAGTCTTTGAGAGAAAAAGTAAACACTTCTAAAACTTCAATGGAAATGACTTTATTATATGATAGTATTAGTACTGCGATGGTAAAACACTGGGTCATTGTAAACGATGATTTAATGCAAAAAAGCGATGAGCTGGTGGAAAGTTTTTTATTACTGGTTAAAAACAGATGA
- a CDS encoding methyltransferase domain-containing protein, whose product MADTTQIITLYTELANNPQKDFGWDKGLENAKAHGYKQEWIEKLPSEVWEYCAAVGNPFTLGEIHEGESVVDLGCGAGVDLLVSALKVGDKGQAIGIDITPKMVEKAKYHAELAGLTNVIVKESSFDDTGLEENSIDVVISNGAINLTGCKESVFAEIHRILKPNGRLMFADMIDITENSSECCSKELTACCSSEKEDWANCVAGTLRKDELLNIMKQAGFENIEFGGLTHYTTAETTQGALFKATKKPLDEVRQNYWNNFFNTRDYTQVLWHQTHPSRSLEQIQQYASKDDAIIDVGCGASLLVDNLIADGYKNISLLDAAHEPLETVKKRLGENAEIPTFNCSDIVNFKPKQKFKVWHDRAMFHFLLNSSDRKKYFEVLKESLLPDGIAIINTFALNGETECAGLKTAQYSSDIIKNELPKGLSLVKSEEFIHITPKNTEQKYCAFFIKPDNEA is encoded by the coding sequence ATGGCAGATACAACACAAATAATCACCCTCTATACAGAACTGGCAAATAATCCACAAAAAGATTTTGGATGGGACAAAGGTCTTGAAAACGCCAAAGCTCACGGTTATAAACAAGAATGGATTGAGAAACTTCCTTCTGAGGTATGGGAGTATTGTGCCGCAGTAGGTAATCCTTTTACTTTGGGTGAGATTCATGAAGGAGAGAGTGTTGTTGATCTTGGATGCGGTGCAGGTGTTGATTTACTTGTAAGCGCATTAAAAGTAGGAGATAAAGGTCAGGCAATCGGCATAGATATAACTCCAAAAATGGTTGAAAAAGCAAAATATCACGCTGAACTTGCCGGACTTACAAATGTAATTGTAAAAGAATCTAGCTTTGATGATACCGGTCTTGAAGAAAACAGCATAGATGTTGTGATCTCAAATGGAGCGATTAATTTAACGGGTTGTAAAGAGAGTGTCTTTGCTGAGATTCACAGAATACTAAAACCTAATGGAAGGTTGATGTTCGCAGATATGATCGATATTACGGAAAATTCAAGTGAGTGTTGTTCCAAAGAGCTAACTGCTTGTTGTTCTTCTGAAAAAGAGGATTGGGCTAACTGCGTCGCCGGAACATTACGCAAAGATGAACTACTCAACATAATGAAACAAGCCGGTTTTGAAAATATTGAATTTGGGGGCTTAACACATTACACAACAGCCGAAACCACTCAGGGAGCCCTCTTTAAAGCCACCAAAAAACCTTTAGATGAAGTACGTCAAAATTACTGGAATAACTTTTTTAATACAAGAGATTATACTCAGGTACTATGGCACCAGACACATCCAAGCAGATCGCTCGAACAGATTCAACAATATGCATCTAAAGATGATGCCATTATAGATGTTGGCTGCGGGGCATCTTTACTTGTTGACAACTTGATCGCAGATGGGTATAAAAACATCTCTTTACTTGATGCAGCTCATGAACCTTTAGAAACTGTCAAAAAAAGACTTGGTGAGAATGCAGAGATCCCTACTTTTAACTGTTCAGATATTGTCAACTTCAAACCGAAGCAAAAATTTAAAGTCTGGCATGACAGAGCGATGTTTCACTTTTTACTAAACAGTTCGGATAGAAAAAAATATTTTGAGGTATTAAAGGAAAGTTTACTACCTGATGGAATAGCAATCATAAATACTTTTGCACTAAACGGAGAGACAGAGTGTGCTGGTTTAAAAACAGCACAATATAGCAGCGATATTATCAAAAATGAGTTGCCTAAAGGTTTGAGTTTGGTTAAAAGTGAAGAGTTCATCCATATTACACCAAAAAATACTGAACAAAAATATTGTGCATTCTTTATAAAACCGGATAATGAAGCATAG
- the pckA gene encoding phosphoenolpyruvate carboxykinase (ATP), producing the protein MDIKELEDLGLKSIGQVFHNLSYDELHKHELANHEVEATNQGATAVDTGIFTGRSPMDKYFVERDPSNKYIAWGDVNKPVSQDIFEELYEVACEQLSNKDLYVTDVFCGSSPASKRSVRFVSEIAWQSHFVKNMFIRPTSAELEVFKSDFTVLNACKTVNDKWKEHGLNSEVFVMFDVENNLAIIGGTYYGGEMKKGIFSMMNYWLPLEGKLSMHCSANVGKDGDTALFFGLSGTGKTTLSTDPNRALIGDDEHGWDNHGVFNFEGGCYAKVINLDPKSEPEIYSAIKKDALLENVVTNDDGEVDYDDGSKTENTRVSYPIEHIPNHKTDLMAGHPKNIIFLTADAFGVLPPVSKLTREQAMYYFLSGYTAKVAGTERGITEPVATFSACFGEAFLPLHPTVYAKLLGEKIDKHGVNVYLVNTGWTGGKYGTGKRMSIKDTRECINSILDGSINNCEFETTEVFGLNIPKTLGDIKPSVLNPKNAWKDTEEFNKTRNTLANMFVENFHKYQSEDSEFDYSAAGPKIK; encoded by the coding sequence ATGGACATTAAAGAATTAGAAGATTTAGGACTAAAAAGTATTGGTCAAGTCTTTCACAACTTAAGCTATGACGAGCTTCATAAACATGAGCTGGCCAATCATGAAGTGGAAGCAACCAACCAAGGTGCGACCGCAGTCGACACAGGTATTTTCACAGGACGTAGTCCAATGGACAAATACTTTGTCGAACGCGATCCATCAAATAAATATATCGCATGGGGCGATGTGAATAAACCCGTATCTCAAGATATTTTTGAAGAACTTTATGAAGTTGCATGTGAACAACTTTCAAATAAAGACTTATATGTTACAGATGTTTTCTGTGGCTCATCTCCGGCTTCTAAGCGTTCTGTACGTTTCGTATCAGAAATCGCATGGCAATCTCACTTTGTAAAAAACATGTTTATCCGCCCAACTTCTGCTGAACTTGAAGTTTTCAAATCTGATTTTACAGTACTTAATGCTTGTAAAACAGTAAATGACAAATGGAAAGAGCACGGACTAAACTCAGAAGTTTTCGTTATGTTCGATGTTGAAAACAACTTAGCGATCATTGGTGGTACATACTACGGTGGAGAGATGAAAAAAGGTATCTTCTCGATGATGAACTACTGGTTACCTTTAGAGGGTAAACTTTCTATGCACTGTTCTGCAAATGTAGGTAAAGATGGTGATACTGCACTATTCTTTGGTCTTTCAGGAACAGGAAAAACTACACTTTCTACTGATCCAAACCGCGCTTTAATCGGTGATGATGAGCATGGTTGGGATAACCACGGGGTATTTAACTTTGAAGGTGGATGCTATGCAAAAGTTATCAACCTTGATCCAAAAAGTGAACCAGAGATCTACAGCGCAATAAAAAAAGATGCACTTTTAGAAAACGTTGTAACAAATGACGACGGTGAAGTTGATTACGATGATGGTTCAAAAACAGAAAACACTCGTGTTTCTTATCCAATTGAACATATTCCAAATCACAAAACAGATCTTATGGCAGGTCATCCGAAAAATATCATCTTCTTAACAGCTGATGCATTCGGTGTATTACCTCCTGTATCAAAACTTACTCGTGAACAAGCAATGTACTACTTCTTAAGCGGTTATACTGCAAAAGTTGCAGGAACTGAGCGTGGTATTACTGAGCCGGTAGCAACATTCTCTGCATGTTTTGGAGAAGCTTTCTTACCGTTACACCCAACAGTTTATGCAAAACTTTTAGGTGAAAAAATCGATAAACACGGTGTAAATGTTTACCTTGTGAACACTGGTTGGACTGGTGGAAAATACGGTACTGGTAAACGCATGAGCATCAAAGATACTCGTGAATGTATCAACTCTATCTTAGACGGTTCGATCAATAACTGTGAATTTGAAACTACTGAGGTATTTGGTTTAAATATTCCAAAAACTTTAGGTGATATCAAACCAAGTGTCCTTAATCCGAAAAATGCTTGGAAAGATACTGAAGAGTTCAATAAAACAAGAAACACTCTTGCAAACATGTTTGTAGAAAACTTCCACAAATATCAAAGTGAAGACAGCGAGTTTGATTACTCGGCAGCTGGTCCGAAAATCAAATAA
- a CDS encoding DedA family protein, producing the protein MEETFSSLATYGYIALFLYSLGGGFVGLIAAGVLSYMGKMDLATSMAVAFMGNMLGDVLLFWLTRNQKHMMMEGLRKHRRKLALSHMMMKKHGDWVIFIQKYIYGLKTIIPIAIALTKYDFKKFAVLNFFAAAVWALAFGLASYFFGAPLKAFALYISDNKWLAPVIVFSIGGLIWMYLTKATKK; encoded by the coding sequence ATGGAAGAAACATTTAGCTCTTTAGCTACATACGGATATATAGCACTATTTTTATACTCACTTGGCGGTGGGTTTGTTGGACTTATTGCAGCAGGAGTGCTGAGTTACATGGGAAAAATGGATTTGGCAACTTCAATGGCTGTCGCTTTTATGGGGAATATGCTTGGTGATGTACTGCTGTTTTGGTTGACTAGAAATCAAAAGCACATGATGATGGAGGGGCTTAGAAAACATAGACGTAAACTGGCACTATCTCATATGATGATGAAAAAACACGGAGACTGGGTTATATTTATTCAAAAATATATCTATGGTCTTAAAACGATTATTCCGATCGCAATTGCACTTACAAAGTATGATTTTAAAAAGTTTGCAGTGTTGAACTTTTTTGCAGCGGCTGTATGGGCACTTGCTTTCGGGCTTGCAAGTTACTTTTTCGGAGCACCGCTTAAGGCCTTTGCACTGTATATATCTGATAATAAATGGTTAGCACCGGTGATTGTTTTTAGTATCGGGGGATTAATTTGGATGTATCTAACAAAGGCTACTAAAAAGTAG
- the uvrB gene encoding excinuclease ABC subunit UvrB, with amino-acid sequence MKKEPNFTVVSPYQPAGDQPEAIEKLANSILAGNQYQTLEGVTGSGKTHTMARIIEKVKRPTIIMTHNKTLAAQLYSEFRQFFPNNHVEYFVSYYDYYQPEAYIPRQDLFIEKDSAINDELERLRLSSTANLLSYDDVIVIASVSANYGLGDPEEYMTMVQAIEVGDEINQKQLLLRLVEMGYSRNDSYFDSGHIRVNGESIDVYPPYFEQEAIRIEFFGDEIESIYTFDVIDNKKLEEHKSFTIYATSQFSVSQDKMAVAIKRIEEELDERLEYFQKEGKLVEYQRLKQRVEFDLEMLETTGMCKGIENYSRLLTNKKPGEAPFTLLDYFEVNHKDYLVIVDESHVSLPQYRGMYAGDRARKEVLVEYGFRLPSALDNRPLKLDEYIHKAPHYLFVSATPNEYELELSAVKAEQIIRPTGLLDPIVEVKPSDNQVEDVHDEIKKTVAKDERVLITVLTKKMAEALTKYLADLGIKVQYMHSDIDTIERNQIIRSLRLGEFEVLIGINLLREGLDLPEVSLVAILDADKEGFLRSETALIQTIGRAARNENGRVILYANKVTGSMQRAMDTTAHRREVQENFNKEHGITPKTTKRTLDENLKIEDGGGLYQKHKKMDKMPASEKKAVVKELSLKMKQAAKELNFEEAARLRDEIAKIKQL; translated from the coding sequence ATGAAAAAAGAACCGAATTTTACAGTAGTATCACCATATCAGCCGGCAGGGGATCAGCCAGAAGCGATCGAAAAATTAGCCAACTCCATCTTGGCCGGGAACCAATACCAAACACTAGAAGGTGTAACAGGTAGTGGAAAAACCCATACAATGGCGCGAATTATTGAAAAAGTAAAACGTCCTACGATCATTATGACCCATAACAAAACACTGGCAGCACAGCTTTATTCTGAGTTTCGTCAGTTTTTCCCAAACAATCATGTAGAGTACTTTGTCTCATACTACGATTACTATCAGCCTGAAGCTTACATCCCTCGTCAAGATCTTTTTATTGAAAAAGACAGTGCAATCAATGATGAGTTGGAGCGTCTTCGTTTAAGTTCGACGGCTAATCTGCTTTCATATGATGATGTTATTGTGATCGCGTCGGTTTCTGCTAACTACGGTTTGGGGGATCCAGAAGAATATATGACGATGGTCCAAGCTATTGAAGTTGGGGATGAGATCAATCAAAAACAGCTTCTTCTTCGTTTGGTAGAGATGGGATATAGCAGAAATGACAGTTATTTTGACAGCGGTCATATTCGTGTAAACGGTGAGTCTATTGATGTGTATCCACCTTATTTTGAACAAGAAGCGATCCGTATCGAGTTTTTTGGAGATGAGATCGAATCTATCTATACATTTGATGTAATCGATAACAAAAAACTAGAAGAGCATAAAAGTTTTACGATCTATGCAACAAGTCAGTTTAGCGTCTCTCAAGATAAGATGGCTGTAGCAATTAAGAGAATTGAAGAGGAACTTGACGAGAGGCTTGAGTACTTTCAAAAAGAGGGTAAACTTGTTGAATATCAGCGTTTAAAACAACGTGTAGAGTTTGACTTAGAGATGCTGGAAACTACAGGGATGTGTAAAGGGATCGAGAACTATTCAAGACTTTTGACAAATAAAAAGCCCGGTGAAGCACCTTTTACATTGCTAGATTACTTTGAAGTGAATCATAAAGATTATCTTGTGATCGTAGATGAATCGCACGTATCACTACCTCAGTACCGTGGAATGTATGCAGGAGACCGTGCGAGAAAAGAGGTGTTGGTTGAGTATGGTTTTAGACTCCCTTCAGCGCTTGACAACCGTCCATTAAAACTTGATGAGTACATCCACAAAGCACCACATTATCTTTTTGTTTCAGCGACACCAAATGAGTATGAACTGGAACTCTCTGCCGTAAAAGCAGAACAGATCATCCGTCCTACAGGGTTACTTGATCCGATCGTTGAGGTAAAACCATCAGACAATCAAGTGGAAGATGTTCACGATGAGATCAAGAAAACAGTTGCAAAAGATGAACGTGTTTTGATTACGGTTCTTACAAAGAAAATGGCAGAAGCTCTAACAAAATATTTGGCAGACCTTGGAATAAAAGTACAGTATATGCACTCCGATATAGATACGATCGAGAGGAACCAGATCATCCGTTCATTACGACTTGGAGAGTTTGAAGTACTGATCGGAATTAACTTGCTTCGTGAAGGTTTGGACTTGCCTGAGGTAAGTTTAGTTGCTATTTTAGATGCCGACAAAGAGGGCTTTTTAAGAAGTGAAACGGCACTGATTCAGACGATCGGACGTGCGGCAAGAAACGAAAACGGTCGTGTAATTTTGTATGCAAATAAGGTGACAGGTTCGATGCAAAGAGCTATGGATACAACAGCACACAGACGTGAAGTGCAAGAGAATTTCAATAAAGAACACGGCATCACTCCAAAAACAACGAAAAGAACACTCGATGAAAACTTGAAGATTGAAGATGGTGGCGGACTTTATCAAAAACACAAAAAAATGGATAAAATGCCCGCTAGTGAGAAAAAAGCAGTAGTAAAAGAGTTGTCATTAAAAATGAAACAAGCTGCAAAAGAGTTAAACTTTGAAGAAGCTGCTCGCCTGCGTGACGAAATCGCAAAAATAAAACAATTATAA
- a CDS encoding DctP family TRAP transporter solute-binding subunit, producing the protein MKKIATLFLILLVTILIVWAFYLSLGKDVMPSTVKKSTNNDLIHLKFGHNTPVDSALHEASVKFANEVKRKTNGKVVIDIFPAQQLGNDHQMVEMARDGEIDIILTPTAKMSVAVPSIQYADLPFYFPTRQDVYDMLDGEPGEMILHKLKSIGLIGVSFWENGFKHFTANEPILSVEDFKDKKIRVMKSRIIMEQFKSFGAEPVPIDFYSTKQALHDKVVDGQENPLVAIVSMGFHKEQSDLTLSEHAYLGYVLSFSEKTFNKLPQDIQMILIDTAKEVTPWEREETQRREAKLLDTIEQSGVRIHQISALERQKFAAKTAHIPGQFEEIIGVDTISKTQELLYNKYGVNFKFDDHILIGIDTDVSVDSKVAGLAIKRGAELAVEEINSKGGVLGKPLKVIVKDHRAIASRGIQNVQEFAKNKHLAAIIGGVHGAVISAEMDTIQELKVPYLIPWAATAGIVQNGYEDNYIFRVSANDKLASEYIVKYTTQKYSRPAIIVENSVWGRSNLKLMKQYCKKHNIIDAIEIVFNRGQNSFDKEITQVVNSQADSVIMVANPLEASKILQALYVQKKTLPIVSHWGITSGDFFQKNEDILKELNLSVFQTFSFDGKLNAKGKHLLDNYKNRYMVKKSANIKAPIGVAQAYDIVYLLALAIEKAGTTDKVKIKNALENLPNYQGVLKNYTPAFSKKRHDALDGKDYYMAKYNQDGHLVPIKNK; encoded by the coding sequence ATGAAAAAAATTGCTACTCTTTTTCTAATACTACTTGTAACTATTTTAATAGTTTGGGCATTCTACTTGTCTCTTGGTAAAGATGTCATGCCATCTACAGTAAAAAAGTCTACAAACAATGATCTAATACATTTAAAATTTGGACACAATACTCCCGTGGACAGTGCTTTACATGAAGCATCCGTAAAATTTGCAAACGAGGTAAAACGTAAAACAAACGGGAAAGTCGTTATAGATATATTTCCAGCGCAACAATTAGGAAACGACCATCAGATGGTAGAGATGGCAAGAGATGGAGAGATCGATATCATCTTGACACCTACGGCAAAGATGAGTGTAGCAGTTCCTTCTATACAATATGCCGATCTGCCGTTTTATTTTCCGACACGTCAAGACGTATACGATATGTTAGACGGCGAACCGGGAGAGATGATACTTCATAAACTAAAGTCTATCGGACTTATCGGCGTTTCATTCTGGGAAAATGGTTTTAAACACTTTACTGCAAATGAACCTATCCTTTCGGTAGAAGATTTTAAAGATAAAAAAATCCGTGTTATGAAAAGCCGTATTATTATGGAACAGTTTAAGTCATTTGGAGCAGAACCTGTTCCGATAGACTTCTACTCTACAAAACAAGCACTGCATGACAAAGTTGTAGACGGGCAGGAAAATCCTTTAGTAGCCATAGTAAGTATGGGCTTTCATAAGGAGCAGTCCGATCTTACATTAAGTGAGCATGCATATCTTGGATATGTATTATCTTTCAGTGAAAAAACATTTAATAAGCTTCCCCAAGATATTCAAATGATACTTATCGATACAGCTAAAGAGGTTACTCCGTGGGAAAGAGAAGAGACACAAAGACGTGAAGCAAAACTTTTAGACACAATCGAACAAAGTGGCGTCCGTATTCATCAAATAAGTGCTCTAGAGCGTCAAAAATTTGCAGCAAAAACAGCTCATATTCCGGGACAATTTGAAGAGATTATCGGAGTAGACACTATCTCAAAGACTCAAGAGTTGCTATATAACAAATACGGAGTAAATTTCAAGTTTGACGATCATATCCTAATAGGGATAGACACTGATGTCTCGGTAGACTCAAAAGTTGCCGGTTTAGCCATAAAACGTGGAGCTGAATTAGCCGTTGAAGAGATCAATAGCAAAGGCGGTGTACTTGGAAAACCTCTAAAAGTTATCGTCAAAGATCATAGAGCTATTGCCAGCAGAGGGATCCAAAATGTTCAAGAATTCGCTAAAAACAAACATCTTGCAGCTATCATTGGAGGAGTTCACGGTGCTGTAATATCAGCAGAGATGGATACTATCCAAGAACTAAAAGTACCTTATTTAATTCCTTGGGCTGCTACGGCGGGAATTGTACAAAACGGCTATGAAGATAATTATATTTTTCGTGTATCTGCGAATGATAAACTAGCTTCTGAATATATCGTAAAGTATACAACACAAAAATATTCAAGACCAGCTATTATAGTTGAAAACTCTGTCTGGGGTAGAAGTAATCTAAAACTAATGAAGCAGTATTGCAAAAAACACAATATTATAGATGCTATTGAAATTGTTTTCAACCGTGGACAAAACAGTTTTGACAAAGAGATTACTCAAGTTGTAAATTCACAGGCAGATTCTGTTATTATGGTTGCAAATCCATTAGAAGCTTCAAAAATACTTCAAGCGTTGTACGTTCAAAAGAAAACTTTACCTATAGTTTCCCATTGGGGTATTACAAGTGGAGATTTTTTCCAAAAGAATGAAGATATTTTAAAAGAGTTAAATTTAAGCGTGTTTCAGACATTCTCTTTTGACGGTAAGTTAAATGCTAAAGGGAAACATCTTTTAGATAACTATAAAAATAGATATATGGTAAAAAAATCTGCAAACATTAAAGCACCTATTGGAGTTGCTCAAGCTTATGACATTGTTTATCTGTTAGCTCTTGCCATTGAAAAAGCGGGAACGACTGACAAAGTAAAAATCAAAAATGCACTTGAGAATTTACCAAACTATCAAGGGGTTCTTAAAAACTATACTCCGGCTTTTAGTAAAAAAAGACATGATGCGTTAGACGGTAAAGATTATTATATGGCAAAATACAATCAGGATGGTCATCTTGTACCAATTAAAAATAAATAA